In Sphingobacterium sp. PCS056, the following proteins share a genomic window:
- a CDS encoding citrate synthase translates to MSETASIILNGSSYEFPVVTGTENEKAVDISKLRDQSGYITLDPGFKNTGAAKSAITFLDGETGILRYRGYPIEQLAEKSTFLEVAYLLIYGDLPTKAVLEQFRTDIKSQMMIHEDMKNFFAGFPSKSHPMGQLSCLVGALSAFYPESLDPNPTPEEEDKTIINLLAKMPTIVSWIQKKSLGHPVVYPKTNLGYIDNFLNMIFGEVNQEKTFDPVVIDAMHKLLILHADHEQNCSTSTVRIVGSSNANLYASVSAGINALWGPLHGGANQAVIEMLEAIKNDGGDAEKYLAKAKDKNDPFRLMGFGHRVYKNFDPRAKIIKKACDDILEKLGVNDPVLDIAKKLEEAALNDQYFIDRKLYPNVDFYSGIIYRALGFNSEMFTVLFALGRLPGWIAQWKEMRENKEPIGRPRQVYTGQTERNYVEITQR, encoded by the coding sequence ATGTCTGAAACAGCATCTATTATTTTAAATGGTTCGTCATACGAATTTCCAGTTGTTACTGGTACAGAAAACGAAAAAGCAGTTGACATCTCTAAATTGAGAGATCAATCTGGATATATTACTTTAGATCCAGGTTTTAAAAACACAGGAGCAGCAAAAAGTGCCATTACTTTCCTAGACGGTGAAACCGGTATTTTGAGATACCGCGGATATCCTATTGAACAATTAGCTGAAAAATCGACTTTCTTAGAAGTTGCTTATCTATTGATATACGGAGATCTTCCTACAAAAGCCGTTTTAGAACAATTCCGCACGGACATCAAATCACAAATGATGATCCATGAAGACATGAAGAACTTCTTTGCAGGTTTTCCTTCAAAATCTCATCCAATGGGACAATTATCATGTCTAGTTGGTGCTTTATCGGCATTCTATCCAGAATCTTTAGATCCTAACCCTACACCAGAAGAAGAAGATAAAACAATCATCAATTTATTGGCAAAAATGCCGACTATTGTTTCTTGGATTCAAAAGAAATCTTTAGGTCATCCTGTTGTCTATCCTAAAACTAATTTAGGCTATATCGACAATTTCTTAAATATGATTTTTGGAGAAGTCAATCAAGAAAAGACTTTTGATCCTGTTGTCATTGATGCCATGCATAAATTGTTGATTTTACATGCTGACCACGAACAAAACTGTTCGACTTCTACGGTACGTATCGTAGGTTCTTCAAATGCAAATCTATATGCATCGGTATCTGCCGGTATCAATGCGCTTTGGGGTCCATTACACGGTGGTGCTAATCAAGCTGTCATTGAAATGCTGGAAGCAATCAAAAATGATGGTGGTGATGCAGAAAAATATTTAGCAAAAGCAAAAGATAAAAATGATCCTTTCCGTTTAATGGGATTTGGTCACCGCGTTTACAAAAACTTCGATCCACGTGCTAAAATTATTAAAAAAGCATGTGATGATATTCTAGAAAAATTAGGAGTAAATGATCCTGTTTTAGATATCGCGAAAAAATTGGAAGAAGCTGCATTAAACGATCAATACTTTATTGACAGAAAATTATATCCAAACGTCGATTTCTATTCAGGAATTATTTATCGCGCACTAGGATTTAATTCGGAAATGTTTACCGTATTATTTGCATTAGGTCGTCTTCCGGGATGGATCGCACAATGGAAAGAAATGCGTGAAAACAAAGAGCCGATCGGCCGTCCAAGACAAGTTTACACTGGACAAACAGAACGTAATTATGTTGAAATTACACAACGTTAA
- the nuoK gene encoding NADH-quinone oxidoreductase subunit NuoK, translated as MITLTHFLVVSACIFCIGLYAVLAKKNAIMILVGIELMINAAILNFVAFGKYDKINYSGQIFALFAIVLAAAAVAVGLAIILNVYRYYKTVNPDQIRELKD; from the coding sequence ATGATCACCTTAACACACTTTTTAGTTGTTTCAGCTTGTATCTTTTGTATCGGCCTATATGCTGTATTAGCAAAAAAGAATGCGATTATGATTTTGGTGGGTATTGAATTAATGATCAATGCTGCTATTCTCAATTTTGTTGCTTTTGGTAAGTATGACAAGATCAATTATAGTGGGCAGATATTTGCCTTATTTGCAATTGTATTAGCTGCAGCTGCGGTTGCAGTTGGGTTAGCTATTATTCTCAACGTATACCGCTACTACAAAACCGTTAATCCGGATCAAATTCGGGAATTAAAAGATTAG
- a CDS encoding LysR family transcriptional regulator yields the protein MDFDFRLKVFYVAAHTLNFTKAASELFISQPAVSKNIQEIENSIGTALFERLGNRLALTPAGKILYHHAQIILEQYNLATYQINEIIGKENGNLLLGISTTISQYVIPKMLVAFNQHFPQNEIKVIQANSKRVEQLLIKNEIHLGITEGLPDNRSLKFIPYIKDEIVLVTRCNNMICNEDKYALNDIYKLALVFREAGSGTRDIIDRKLKEAGVSIQHLHTEITLSSSESIKRYLKYSHAAAFLSIHAIQEELKNGELKIIEFDNFSIERYFYITHLVGGLTGLPIKFMNFIQQHKGKIYS from the coding sequence ATGGATTTCGATTTTAGACTAAAAGTATTTTATGTTGCAGCTCATACACTCAACTTCACCAAAGCAGCATCGGAACTGTTCATTTCTCAGCCTGCAGTGAGTAAAAATATTCAAGAAATTGAAAATTCAATAGGTACTGCCCTATTTGAAAGGTTAGGAAATCGTTTAGCGCTTACCCCTGCTGGAAAAATCCTCTATCATCATGCACAAATTATTTTGGAGCAATATAATCTGGCGACATATCAAATCAACGAAATCATTGGAAAGGAAAATGGAAATCTTTTACTCGGCATAAGTACGACTATATCCCAGTATGTCATACCTAAAATGCTAGTAGCATTTAATCAGCATTTTCCACAAAATGAAATTAAGGTGATCCAAGCAAATTCAAAACGTGTTGAACAGTTGCTGATAAAAAATGAGATTCATCTAGGTATTACAGAAGGATTGCCCGATAATAGATCGTTAAAATTTATTCCTTATATCAAAGATGAAATTGTTTTGGTCACCAGATGCAATAATATGATATGCAATGAGGATAAATATGCGCTTAACGATATCTACAAACTAGCTCTCGTCTTTAGAGAGGCAGGTTCTGGTACCCGCGATATTATTGATCGGAAATTAAAAGAAGCAGGAGTTTCTATACAACACCTTCATACAGAAATTACGTTATCTTCTTCTGAAAGTATAAAGCGTTATCTCAAATATAGCCATGCTGCAGCATTTTTATCCATTCATGCTATCCAAGAAGAACTTAAAAATGGTGAACTCAAAATTATAGAATTTGATAATTTCAGTATAGAACGTTATTTCTATATCACACATCTTGTCGGCGGCTTAACCGGTCTACCTATTAAATTTATGAACTTTATACAGCAGCATAAAGGTAAAATCTACTCATAA
- a CDS encoding DsrE family protein, translating into MNKTMMIMIISLLSVGKLSAQTPEELTKNASFQGAIAEKKAYHTIYQLDSNDPKTIEKAIRNINNVLDDPRLKGKLTVELITFSGGTEAFLKSTSKYEEQFKKLIARGVIVAQCTNSLKERNLTKEQLFDFIGYVPSGNGELIIRAHQGWNIVKP; encoded by the coding sequence ATGAATAAAACGATGATGATCATGATCATTTCTCTACTAAGTGTAGGGAAATTATCCGCTCAGACCCCAGAGGAATTGACTAAAAATGCTTCATTTCAGGGAGCTATTGCCGAAAAGAAAGCTTATCATACGATCTATCAATTGGATAGTAACGATCCTAAAACGATTGAAAAAGCGATTCGAAATATCAATAATGTATTAGATGATCCAAGATTAAAGGGAAAATTAACAGTAGAGCTCATTACTTTTTCTGGAGGAACGGAGGCTTTTCTAAAAAGCACGTCTAAATATGAGGAACAATTCAAAAAGCTAATTGCCCGAGGTGTTATTGTAGCACAATGTACCAATTCGCTAAAGGAAAGAAACCTCACGAAAGAACAGCTTTTTGACTTTATCGGTTATGTACCGAGTGGCAACGGTGAATTGATCATCAGAGCTCATCAAGGATGGAATATTGTTAAACCATAA
- a CDS encoding NuoI/complex I 23 kDa subunit family protein, which produces MIFKTAFHALTTAFKGLSLTVKHLFGARKARQELDITKDNYFDKQDGIATVQYPKVKMPIPEVARYQLEVEIDDCIVCDLCAKACPVDCIAIEAIKSPEAIGKTSDGSVKRLYPAKFDIDMAKCMYCGLCTVVCPTECIVMTNQYDRSSTKLTDLIYGFSDMTDDQVAQRKSEWTKFQAEKEAAKAK; this is translated from the coding sequence ATGATATTCAAAACTGCTTTTCATGCATTAACGACTGCTTTCAAAGGATTATCTCTGACAGTAAAGCATCTATTTGGTGCTCGTAAGGCGCGTCAAGAACTGGATATTACAAAAGATAATTATTTTGACAAGCAGGACGGTATTGCCACAGTTCAATATCCCAAAGTCAAAATGCCCATCCCTGAAGTTGCACGCTATCAACTTGAGGTTGAAATTGACGATTGTATCGTCTGTGATTTATGTGCCAAAGCGTGTCCTGTCGACTGTATTGCAATTGAGGCCATCAAATCGCCAGAAGCGATAGGAAAAACTTCTGATGGCAGTGTCAAACGATTATATCCAGCAAAGTTTGATATTGACATGGCTAAATGCATGTACTGTGGATTGTGTACCGTGGTCTGTCCAACAGAATGTATTGTTATGACCAATCAATATGATCGTAGTTCAACCAAACTGACCGATTTAATTTATGGGTTTTCGGACATGACAGATGATCAGGTAGCGCAAAGAAAATCGGAATGGACTAAATTTCAAGCTGAAAAGGAGGCAGCAAAAGCAAAATAA
- a CDS encoding molybdate ABC transporter substrate-binding protein encodes MKIFFQTLLAFLLGTAFTYAQDYQFHPPWNTPPESAVNFTIPGIDNIPDLYGEIENPQLVIFFAGNQFMVIDDLIKTFKKEYPQYERIFVETLPPGILAKQIQGGSLTIGNLKITHTPDIYTAGQRRITEMADYFDHTIAYATNKLTLMVPKGNPKNIKSLTDLKRKDVRISMPNPAWEGVGEQIKTAYRKAGGEELIHAVMEEKVADKSTYLTKIHHRESPLRILEGQADVAPVWYSEAYFQKIKNHPIESIAIPDHENITAKYMAGKLKKSKNKQAATDFMTYLQSSSAKNIYKKYGFQVD; translated from the coding sequence ATGAAAATATTCTTTCAAACACTTCTTGCTTTTCTGCTAGGAACAGCATTTACATATGCCCAAGATTACCAATTTCATCCCCCATGGAATACACCACCTGAATCTGCAGTAAATTTTACGATTCCAGGTATTGATAATATTCCTGATCTATACGGTGAGATCGAAAACCCACAATTGGTTATTTTCTTTGCAGGAAATCAGTTTATGGTTATTGACGATCTCATCAAAACGTTTAAAAAGGAATACCCACAGTATGAACGTATTTTTGTAGAAACACTTCCTCCTGGAATTTTAGCTAAACAAATACAGGGTGGATCTTTGACGATTGGTAATCTGAAGATCACACACACTCCTGATATCTATACGGCTGGTCAAAGAAGGATCACCGAAATGGCAGACTACTTCGATCACACAATTGCATATGCGACCAATAAACTGACCCTTATGGTTCCTAAAGGAAATCCAAAAAACATCAAGTCTTTAACAGATCTGAAACGCAAAGATGTTCGCATCAGTATGCCAAATCCAGCATGGGAAGGGGTTGGAGAACAAATAAAAACGGCTTATCGGAAAGCAGGCGGAGAAGAACTCATTCATGCTGTCATGGAAGAAAAAGTAGCCGATAAATCAACTTACCTCACTAAAATTCATCATCGGGAAAGTCCTTTGAGAATACTGGAGGGACAAGCTGATGTGGCTCCGGTATGGTATTCTGAAGCCTACTTTCAAAAGATAAAAAATCATCCAATTGAAAGTATTGCTATTCCAGATCATGAAAATATAACGGCAAAATACATGGCTGGTAAATTAAAAAAATCAAAAAATAAGCAGGCCGCAACTGATTTTATGACTTATCTACAGTCATCATCGGCTAAAAATATCTATAAAAAATATGGTTTTCAAGTTGATTAA
- a CDS encoding BlaI/MecI/CopY family transcriptional regulator, whose product MEKLTAQEEQAMQAIWNLKACFVKEILDHIKGEKMPYTTLASTVKNLEKKGFVKSVKYANANRYEPLISEEDYKEKFMHSFVGDYFKNSYKEMVSFFVKEEKLSASELEEIMQMIKDNKSE is encoded by the coding sequence ATGGAAAAGTTAACAGCACAAGAAGAACAAGCGATGCAAGCAATTTGGAATCTTAAGGCATGTTTCGTGAAGGAGATTTTAGATCATATTAAAGGAGAGAAAATGCCTTACACCACATTGGCTTCTACAGTTAAAAATTTAGAAAAAAAGGGATTCGTCAAATCTGTTAAATATGCAAATGCCAATCGATATGAGCCCCTTATATCTGAAGAGGATTACAAGGAAAAATTTATGCACTCCTTTGTTGGAGATTATTTCAAGAATTCATACAAAGAGATGGTGTCATTCTTTGTGAAAGAAGAAAAACTTTCTGCATCTGAATTGGAAGAAATCATGCAGATGATTAAAGATAACAAAAGCGAATAA
- a CDS encoding c-type cytochrome, which translates to MEEEIKKIRRSSSTIMVITSILVCFIILFAYMTNALPDKSSPKEHKSEEMITHVDQLKRSPYEQTNEDKMASYGEKLIRETYNYFYQNNGTKIGNHLACTNCHLNGGTKSFAAPYVGLTGVFPIYIGREDKIESLEERINGCFERSMNGHAIDVNSTEMRSIITYIKYISKNVPIGKRIAGQGFVKVTIPERAANQKNGAAVFQQQCQSCHGANGEGQKLTDSKGYQYPPLWGDDSYNDGAGMARVLTAMKFIKGNMPLGATHDNPILTDEEAYDVAAYINSFSRPIKANKEKDYPNLAKKPKDSPYPPYNDKISAIQHKFGPFNF; encoded by the coding sequence ATGGAAGAGGAAATAAAAAAAATTAGGAGAAGTAGTAGTACCATTATGGTGATCACGAGTATATTAGTATGCTTTATCATTTTATTTGCTTACATGACAAATGCTCTGCCTGATAAGTCTTCTCCCAAAGAGCATAAAAGTGAAGAAATGATCACACATGTGGATCAATTAAAACGAAGTCCCTATGAGCAAACTAACGAAGATAAGATGGCAAGTTATGGGGAAAAATTGATTCGGGAGACTTACAATTATTTTTATCAGAACAATGGAACAAAAATCGGTAATCATTTAGCTTGTACCAATTGTCATCTCAATGGTGGCACAAAATCATTTGCTGCACCTTACGTTGGTCTAACGGGTGTTTTCCCTATTTACATCGGAAGAGAAGATAAAATAGAATCGTTAGAAGAACGTATCAATGGTTGTTTTGAACGCAGTATGAATGGTCATGCTATTGATGTCAACAGTACTGAAATGAGATCCATAATTACTTATATCAAATATATCAGCAAAAATGTACCTATTGGAAAAAGAATTGCTGGTCAGGGATTTGTGAAAGTCACCATTCCAGAACGGGCCGCCAATCAAAAAAATGGTGCTGCCGTATTTCAACAACAGTGTCAAAGTTGTCATGGTGCAAATGGGGAAGGTCAAAAACTTACAGATAGTAAGGGTTATCAATATCCACCATTATGGGGTGATGATTCCTACAACGATGGTGCAGGAATGGCACGCGTGTTGACGGCAATGAAATTTATTAAAGGGAATATGCCTTTAGGTGCTACACATGACAATCCCATCTTAACAGATGAGGAGGCATATGATGTAGCAGCATACATTAATTCTTTTTCGAGACCTATCAAAGCAAATAAAGAAAAAGACTATCCCAATTTAGCTAAGAAACCAAAGGACTCTCCTTACCCACCCTACAACGATAAAATTAGTGCAATACAACATAAATTTGGACCTTTTAATTTTTAA
- a CDS encoding NADH-quinone oxidoreductase subunit J — translation MNIELFLFYAFATLAVGSAILVVSLKNIARALFLFFVVLFAMAGLYLFALADFVAITQIMVYVGGVLILLLFAFMLSNKELLNDLQQTTGSLFSLPTWKVLPLILAFLGMMIFGIIEWQQTPVVWMTTAIENNTVIKSTDNNIHQLGIKFMTQYVLPFEVISIFLMMALIGASHLSRKDLQK, via the coding sequence ATGAATATAGAACTTTTTTTATTTTACGCTTTCGCAACCCTAGCTGTCGGTTCAGCTATATTGGTGGTGAGTTTAAAAAATATAGCACGGGCCCTATTTTTATTTTTTGTAGTATTATTCGCTATGGCGGGCCTCTATTTATTTGCATTAGCCGATTTTGTCGCGATCACACAGATCATGGTCTATGTCGGTGGTGTACTTATTTTGTTATTATTCGCCTTTATGCTTTCGAATAAAGAATTGCTCAACGATCTACAACAGACTACGGGATCTTTGTTTTCGCTCCCTACATGGAAAGTACTTCCTTTGATCTTGGCATTTTTAGGAATGATGATTTTCGGTATTATAGAATGGCAACAGACCCCTGTGGTGTGGATGACTACAGCTATTGAAAATAATACCGTTATCAAAAGCACAGATAATAATATCCATCAACTGGGTATTAAATTTATGACTCAATATGTGTTGCCTTTTGAAGTGATATCCATCTTTTTGATGATGGCTTTAATAGGTGCATCGCATTTATCACGAAAGGATTTACAAAAATGA
- a CDS encoding NADH-quinone oxidoreductase subunit L: MDFLLNISPICTALLTVVIPLLAFLYQAIVGRKDQSGLVGTLAIICSFVLSLLTFLDVWNAMPLSSEITWFKIGNTTFTVGILLNNLSSLMLLLVSIIAVPVHIYSKSYMHGDAGIHRYWMYLSLFCFAMLGLVIMNNLLLMYVFWELVGFASYLLIGFWYTKDAAVQANKKAFLVNRIGDLGFLIGIAIVYSQFGTLNLVTLFGNDGLIANTTIENGLWISPYNSMDAIWLTVTGISFFLGAMAKSAQFPLHVWLPDAMEGPTSVSSLIHAATMVAAGVFLMSTLFPLFNDTVLLIMVIIGTITATTAAYFALAQYDIKKILAFSTISQLGYMMVGIGIGTWDAAMFHLLTHAFFKCLLFLCAGAVIHEMAHLKVHHKLDFDPQDLRNMGGLRQYMPQTFILMTVASLALAGFPLTSGYLSKDSIIISAFEWATAKGPIFQIVPTILIIVSIMTAFYIGRLIFKAFFSELRIKNLLGSSVHLNDSPKLMLWPMYFLGICCFFPLFSINPISYHDAWVMDGLLVQYPYETNHTAHLIIPIILTAGALSVWVLGWRWYAQGQYPLHANSLANRISFNQGYLNLFNEKVIVNGVLNLSKFSYWIDRHIVDGFIHIFTKLIQQIALLSHWLDKNIVDGLVNAFGKIALTLGNFARSAQNGKLQTYLYSVFLLVIVGLVYLLLR, translated from the coding sequence TTGGACTTTTTATTAAACATATCGCCTATTTGTACTGCACTTTTAACTGTGGTCATCCCTTTATTGGCTTTTTTATATCAAGCTATTGTTGGTAGAAAAGACCAATCAGGTCTCGTTGGGACGTTAGCGATTATATGCAGTTTCGTCTTGAGCTTACTGACATTTCTTGATGTATGGAATGCCATGCCCCTATCCTCTGAAATCACCTGGTTTAAAATAGGCAACACGACATTTACGGTTGGTATATTGCTGAATAACCTCAGTTCGCTGATGCTGCTTCTGGTTTCCATCATAGCAGTTCCTGTTCATATTTATTCGAAATCCTACATGCACGGCGATGCTGGAATACACCGTTATTGGATGTATCTCAGTTTATTCTGTTTCGCAATGCTCGGACTTGTCATCATGAACAACTTACTGCTCATGTACGTATTTTGGGAACTTGTTGGCTTTGCATCCTATTTATTGATTGGATTCTGGTATACCAAGGATGCTGCTGTACAAGCCAATAAAAAAGCTTTTTTAGTCAACAGAATCGGTGATTTGGGATTCTTAATTGGTATAGCCATTGTCTACTCGCAATTTGGCACTTTAAATCTCGTCACATTATTTGGAAACGATGGTTTGATTGCGAACACAACTATTGAAAATGGACTCTGGATATCACCATACAACAGTATGGATGCGATCTGGTTAACGGTAACTGGAATTTCGTTTTTCTTAGGGGCCATGGCAAAATCAGCGCAGTTTCCACTACATGTCTGGTTACCTGATGCCATGGAGGGTCCTACCTCCGTTTCTTCATTAATACATGCTGCGACCATGGTTGCAGCGGGAGTATTTTTAATGAGTACCTTATTTCCACTTTTTAATGATACTGTACTTTTGATCATGGTCATCATTGGTACGATAACGGCTACTACTGCAGCGTACTTTGCGTTAGCGCAGTATGATATCAAAAAGATATTAGCCTTTTCTACGATTTCACAACTGGGCTATATGATGGTGGGTATCGGTATCGGTACTTGGGATGCAGCGATGTTTCACTTATTGACTCATGCCTTTTTCAAGTGTTTACTGTTTCTATGTGCTGGAGCTGTCATCCATGAGATGGCACATCTTAAAGTACATCATAAACTTGATTTTGACCCTCAAGATCTGCGTAACATGGGGGGACTACGTCAATATATGCCTCAAACATTTATTTTAATGACCGTTGCTTCATTAGCACTCGCAGGATTTCCCCTGACGTCAGGCTATCTATCTAAGGACAGTATTATTATTTCTGCATTTGAATGGGCAACAGCAAAAGGTCCCATCTTTCAGATCGTGCCGACAATTTTGATTATCGTCAGTATCATGACTGCATTTTATATTGGCCGTCTCATTTTTAAAGCCTTCTTTTCGGAGTTACGCATTAAAAATTTATTGGGGTCATCAGTTCATTTGAATGACTCTCCTAAATTGATGCTCTGGCCCATGTACTTCTTAGGAATTTGCTGTTTCTTTCCCCTATTTTCCATAAACCCCATTTCCTACCATGATGCATGGGTCATGGATGGATTGCTTGTACAGTATCCCTATGAAACTAATCATACGGCACATCTTATTATTCCAATAATCTTAACTGCTGGTGCATTATCGGTATGGGTATTGGGATGGAGATGGTATGCTCAAGGACAATATCCACTGCATGCCAATAGCCTTGCTAATCGAATATCTTTCAATCAGGGTTATCTCAATCTTTTTAATGAGAAAGTTATAGTCAACGGTGTGTTGAATTTAAGTAAATTTTCTTATTGGATAGATCGCCATATTGTTGATGGTTTCATCCATATATTTACAAAATTAATCCAGCAAATAGCCCTTTTGAGTCATTGGTTGGATAAAAACATTGTTGATGGCCTTGTTAATGCTTTTGGGAAAATTGCACTTACATTAGGAAATTTTGCACGGTCAGCACAGAATGGAAAACTACAGACCTATTTATATTCTGTTTTTTTACTTGTTATAGTTGGTTTAGTTTATCTTTTATTACGTTAG
- a CDS encoding complex I subunit 1/NuoH family protein, which produces MLDLFIHILVPVAIFMFIAIFTLFAVYAERKIAGFVQDRLGPMETGKYGSLQTIADILKLLQKELITPLLADKILFRLAPIIIFVAVFTGFSVMPWSQDFIPVNTHTGLFLIMAIVSIDAIGILMAGWGSNNKFSLLGSMRAIAQMVSYEIPVGLSLIAAVMLTQTLNLNDIATNQGVLATEEIKFLGIWSIKNVGGIFAWNIFQAPHMIVTYIIFFIATLAECNRAPFDIPEAESELVGGFHTEYGGIQFAFLFLAEYAMMFLVSMLGVVIFLGAWNTPLPNIGALKLADWTTGFAWGIFWTFSKSLFLVGVQMWIRWTLPRLRADQLMNLCWKVLTPLAFLCMAISAIWRILVIV; this is translated from the coding sequence TTGTTAGATTTATTTATCCATATCCTTGTTCCTGTCGCTATATTCATGTTTATAGCGATCTTCACGTTGTTTGCAGTATATGCTGAACGTAAAATAGCTGGGTTTGTTCAAGACAGACTTGGTCCTATGGAAACTGGAAAATATGGTTCTCTCCAAACCATTGCTGATATCTTAAAACTGCTACAAAAGGAATTAATCACTCCACTCTTAGCTGATAAAATTTTATTCCGTCTGGCTCCGATCATTATTTTCGTGGCCGTTTTCACGGGGTTTTCTGTTATGCCCTGGTCACAAGATTTTATTCCCGTCAATACACATACGGGTTTATTCCTTATTATGGCCATTGTATCCATTGATGCAATCGGGATTTTAATGGCAGGCTGGGGTTCCAACAATAAATTTTCATTACTGGGTTCGATGCGTGCCATTGCACAGATGGTCTCCTATGAAATCCCTGTTGGCTTATCACTGATCGCTGCTGTTATGCTGACACAAACATTAAACTTAAATGATATTGCAACCAACCAAGGCGTATTGGCAACAGAAGAAATCAAATTTTTAGGTATTTGGTCGATCAAAAATGTTGGTGGAATATTCGCTTGGAATATCTTTCAGGCTCCACATATGATCGTCACCTATATCATCTTTTTTATCGCGACATTGGCAGAATGTAACCGTGCCCCATTTGATATACCCGAAGCAGAATCAGAATTAGTAGGTGGTTTTCATACCGAATATGGAGGAATACAATTTGCATTCTTATTTTTAGCTGAATATGCGATGATGTTTTTAGTGTCTATGTTGGGAGTGGTCATCTTCTTAGGGGCTTGGAACACTCCTTTACCTAATATTGGCGCATTGAAGCTTGCCGATTGGACAACAGGCTTTGCTTGGGGAATATTTTGGACATTTTCAAAATCGCTTTTTTTAGTTGGTGTGCAGATGTGGATCCGCTGGACATTACCTCGTTTACGTGCAGACCAACTGATGAATTTATGCTGGAAAGTATTAACACCACTAGCATTTCTATGTATGGCAATCTCTGCAATCTGGAGAATTTTAGTAATTGTTTAA